Within Kineothrix sp. MB12-C1, the genomic segment TAAGACGAGCGTAGGTGTCCGCCTATCCTATCTTTTGAAAAAGGCGATGACAGACACGGATAAGATGATTGAACGCCTGAATGAGCAAACAGTGGCGGAGATATTTGAAAGATATGGAGAGGGAACCTTTCGTCAGATGGAGACTGAATGTCTGCAGAAACTTCTACAGGAGCCGGAGGGGCAGATTATATCGGTAGGAGGTGGCCTTCCGATAAGGAGTGAGAATCAGGAACTTCTTAAACAATTGGGCTTGGTCATTTATCTTAGGGTAACAGCTAAGACCGTATGTGAGAGGCTGTCCGGAGATATGAGCCGCCCTCTTTTGCAAGGGGAGAATCCTGAACAAAGGGTACAAGAGCTTCTGGAAAAGAGAACACCGATATATGAAAGCATTGCGGATATTGTTATCGATGTGGATGAGAAGAGCTTTGATGTTATTTTATCGGAAGTTGTGGAGAAAATGGAGGAAAGAAGCGATGAACCTGCTTGTAATTAATGGGCCGAATATTAATTTTCTCGGTATCAGGGAAAAAAGTGTTTATGGAACGAAGGACTATAATGGTCTTTTGGAGATGATTGCGAAGAAGGGGGAAGAGACCGGATGTAGGATAGAAGTATTCCAAAGCAATCATGAAGGGGCGATTATTGACCGTATTCAAGACTCTTATTTCGATGAAACGGAGGGAATTATTATTAATCCCGGTGCCTATACTCACTATAGTTATGCGATAAGAGATGCCTTGGCAAGTATAACTGTACCAAAAGTGGAAATACATATTTCTGATATTACAAAAAGAGAAGAGTTTCGGAAAGTATCCGTAACAGCTCCTGTTTGTGACAAACAGATATATGGACATGGGTTGGACGGTTATTTGGAGGCGATTGATTTCTGTCTTTTGGAAAAAACAGTTGAAAAATGATGGCTTTTAGTATAAACTGTTATAGAATTATAACGTGAAAATTTTAGGAGGAATATTTTATGATTTCTGCAGGTGATTTCAGAAATGGTATTACTATTGAGTTAGATAATAATATTTACCAGATTATTGAGTTCCAGCATGTAAAACCGGGTAAAGGAGCGGCGTTCGTAAGAACTAAGCTGAGAAATATTAGAAGTGGAGGTGTAATCGAAAAGACCTTCAGACCTACAGAGAAATTCCCGCAGGCACGTATCGATAGAAAAGATATGCAGTATTTATATTCAGATGGAGATTTATTCCACTTTATGGACGTTGCAACCTATGAGCAGATTGCCCTCAATGAGGAGGCGATTGGAGACGCTCTTAAGTTCGTAAAAGAGAATGAAATGGTAAAAGTATGTTCCCACAATGGAAACGTATTTGATGTGGAACCCCCTCTGTTTGTAGAACTGGAGATTACAGAAACTGAACCCGGATTCAAGGGAGATACCGCAACGGGAGCAACGAAACCAGCTATCGTGGAGACCGGAGCAACCGTATACGTTCCTCTATTCGTAGAACAGAACGATGTAATCAAAATCGATACCAGAACAGGAGATTACCTCTCCAGAGTATAGGTATTGCTATCATTTAAGCTTATAAGACAATGAGAAGATGAATTCTCGTTGTCTTTTTTTATTCTATAGGAAAGACCTTGGTACATTAAGGTGCAGAGGTGCTAATCCCATAGAATAAAAGCACTCCGTGCAGTATGCGCAGCTCATAAAAATGAAAATTGCCGTGAATGACACTGCTCGCACGAAATACGAAATAAGAGTAAAAAATAGTAGTTGACGATACCGGGTAAAATTAGTGTCCGGTTAAAAGCACAATCTAAAAATTGGGAAGAAAGAGGGTTACATATGGAAATGATAGAATTTTGTAAAGGTGTGAAAAAGGAATTAGAGGTTTCTCTGGGAGAGGCAGCAGCTATTAGTATCAACCAGATTACTAAGAATAATGGAGTCGTTTTAAATAGTGTAGTAATAGCGAGAGAAGATAGGAATATTTCTCCGAATATTTATCTGGATGAATTCTATAAAGATTATAAGGAGGGAAGAGAATTTAAAGACATTATAGAAGAAATTCATCTCATTTATAAAGAAAGCCGGTTTCAAGGTAATCTGGATATGAGCTTTTTTCTGGACTATGGAAAGATGAAAAGCATGGTAGCATATAAAGTAATAGGATATGAAAGAAATAGGAAGATTTTAGAAGAAGTTCCGCATATTCGATTTCTTGATATGGCAATTGTATTTTATTGTAATATATCGGAGAAAGAACTGAATAATGCAACAATTTTAATTTATAATAATCATCTTGGAATATGGGGAATAACGCAAGAAGTATTATATAAGGATGCAAAGAGAAATACTAAAAAACTACTTCCTCCTCGTATTATTCCTATAGAACGAATGATGAGGGAAATCTTTTCAGAGGATTTAAAAAAAGAGTTTTCTACGGGTAAGATTGTGGAAGAGAACCTTATGCCGGATGAAGAATGGTTCGAAAATGCGGCGGAACAATTATTTTCTTCAGTAACGGAATACGATAGCAGTGGCAAAATGTTCGTTATGGGTAATGAGAGTAAGCTTTTTGGAGCAATTGCTATGATATATGATAGTACGCTGAAAGACTTTTCCGCACAGATTTCCAGCGATTTATTCATTCTGCCGAGTTCTATTCATGAAGTGATCTTAATACCGGATGACGGGAAACAGATAGCATACGAGCTGTGGCGGATGGTTTGTGAGATTAATGATACGCAGGTAGAACCGGAAGATGTGTTGACCGATGCCTTATATTATTACTCAAGAAAGAACAATAATATAAAAAAATTATATTAAAATCCAATTTTTTCCTATTCAATGTGTTCATAAAAAGTACACTAGACAATACGAAGCTGTTATGATATTATATCAGAGTGATGTAACAAATTTGTAATATATTATCAGTTTCATACGTAATCTCACTTTATGCACCCGTAGTCTAATGGATAGAACGGAGGCCTCCGACGCCTTTAATGCAGGTTCGATTCCTGCCGGGTGCATTACATCAC encodes:
- a CDS encoding DUF5688 family protein; the protein is MEMIEFCKGVKKELEVSLGEAAAISINQITKNNGVVLNSVVIAREDRNISPNIYLDEFYKDYKEGREFKDIIEEIHLIYKESRFQGNLDMSFFLDYGKMKSMVAYKVIGYERNRKILEEVPHIRFLDMAIVFYCNISEKELNNATILIYNNHLGIWGITQEVLYKDAKRNTKKLLPPRIIPIERMMREIFSEDLKKEFSTGKIVEENLMPDEEWFENAAEQLFSSVTEYDSSGKMFVMGNESKLFGAIAMIYDSTLKDFSAQISSDLFILPSSIHEVILIPDDGKQIAYELWRMVCEINDTQVEPEDVLTDALYYYSRKNNNIKKLY
- the aroQ gene encoding type II 3-dehydroquinate dehydratase, with amino-acid sequence MNLLVINGPNINFLGIREKSVYGTKDYNGLLEMIAKKGEETGCRIEVFQSNHEGAIIDRIQDSYFDETEGIIINPGAYTHYSYAIRDALASITVPKVEIHISDITKREEFRKVSVTAPVCDKQIYGHGLDGYLEAIDFCLLEKTVEK
- a CDS encoding shikimate kinase, with the protein product MRNNIILIGFMGCGKTSVGVRLSYLLKKAMTDTDKMIERLNEQTVAEIFERYGEGTFRQMETECLQKLLQEPEGQIISVGGGLPIRSENQELLKQLGLVIYLRVTAKTVCERLSGDMSRPLLQGENPEQRVQELLEKRTPIYESIADIVIDVDEKSFDVILSEVVEKMEERSDEPACN
- the efp gene encoding elongation factor P — translated: MISAGDFRNGITIELDNNIYQIIEFQHVKPGKGAAFVRTKLRNIRSGGVIEKTFRPTEKFPQARIDRKDMQYLYSDGDLFHFMDVATYEQIALNEEAIGDALKFVKENEMVKVCSHNGNVFDVEPPLFVELEITETEPGFKGDTATGATKPAIVETGATVYVPLFVEQNDVIKIDTRTGDYLSRV